Within the candidate division KSB1 bacterium genome, the region GTCAAACGCCTGGCTGATTTCAAGGATCGCAAGATGCCCGGTGCCATCACCAAAACCGGAGTCATCAGCGCGGTGATGGATTGATTCGCGGGCTTTTGGGGCTTGCCCCGTTCCTGTGCTGACAATGGAGCGGGGCAAGCTTTTCCCTGCAAAGCTTCAATTTGGCACGCGGCAAACACAACGACAGCTCAACCTTGCGGTTTGCCGCCGCGACCGGCAGCAACAACAGCAAAAGCAAAAGCCAAACGACGTGACTGCATGCATATCGCAATTCATCCCAAGGCATGCACATAAAGTTGCACTGTAAAAAATCCATTTTCACAACAAAGAAGAATGAAATCTTGCTTCAAATTATCGCCCGCCTGGTTCAAACGCAAAGCGATGACCGGCATTTTTCTCGTGCTCCTGCTCATCGCCGGCTTGGGGGTGTATTGGAAGCTCACGCGCGATGTGAAGATCGAGATGCTCAATGTCGGCGGCCGGCAAAATCCCTGCACCTGTTCCAAACGGTTGAATCAGTAAACTGAGAATTGCAAGTCTTGCACTCTCCTCATATCTCACAAACTTCGCAACCCCGTCGAGATCCCTGCCATTGGCTGGCAAAGGTGCATGCGGAAAAGTCTGATCGCTTCCGCCATGATCGAAGTACGGAAGAGCGCGCCCGTGGCCTGTGTCAATTTGCGGTATGCTGAAAATGGTGTCAGGCACGGGCATGTTGCCATGCGCAAGATCTTGCGAGTGACAGGGCTGCCCGCCAGAATGATGCTGTGCTGAATGTTGTGTCTGCGGAGGAAGGGATTCCCGTCGGCCTCGACATTCGAATTGGGTGGTGGGGAATCTCGTCAAGCGGGAACCGCCAGGTGGAGGCACGATGAATCCATGCGAACGCAGGCCCTCCTTGCCGGAGGTGTTCACCGGCAGGCTGCACCGCTGCCGAAACTACAGTAGAATTTGCAGCCGCTGTTCAATCTGATCACGAATCTCGCGAAACCTCGCCAGTCTTTCCTCCTCCGTTCCCGTGGCCGCTGCGGGATCCTCAAAGCTCCAGTGCCATCTAGTTTTGTTCGTGGGAAAATAGGGGCAGGTCTCCTTGGCGTTGTCACACACTGTAATCACGTAGTCGAATGCTATCCCCATATACTTGTCGATATGATCCGAAGTGTGGTGGGAAATGTCGATGCCCTTTTCGGCCATCGCCTTGATCGCCAACGGGTTGACTTTGGTCGCCACCGTGCCGGCGCTATAAACTTCATAGCGGTCGCCGGCGAGATGGCGCAGCAGGCCTTCGGCCATTTGGCTGCGGGCGGAGTTGTGGGTGCAAACAAAAATGACACGCTGTTTTTGGCTCATAAGCTCCCTTCTGAAATTTTCGCGCTGCGGGCGCGCACGACGTGCAATGGAACGGCCGCAACGATGCCGGCGTGCCCCTGGCCAGCAGCGCGTATTTCTATGTGTTGAAAAGCGGTGAGTTGACTTTACAACGCAAGCTTTTGCTGTTGAAGTGATCCGTTTCAATCCGGAGTGCAAAACTTCAGTTTTGCTGCAGCGCCGCCGGCAACGCTGGAGCGTTTGCACTCCGTTTTAATTCGGAGTGCAATGCTTCAGCATTGTCGTGCACCGTGCAACGATGAATCATCACACTCCGCTAAAATCGAAAATTTCATCTAACGTTATGCCGATAAAACTGTCCTTCACGCTGGCGAGTTGCCTGATCGTGCTTGTCGTTGCCCTGAGTTTGGCGTCAAGCGCGCCCGCACAAACCTCGCCGCCCACGCCTGCCGCCATCCGCACG harbors:
- a CDS encoding arsenate reductase ArsC — its product is MSQKQRVIFVCTHNSARSQMAEGLLRHLAGDRYEVYSAGTVATKVNPLAIKAMAEKGIDISHHTSDHIDKYMGIAFDYVITVCDNAKETCPYFPTNKTRWHWSFEDPAAATGTEEERLARFREIRDQIEQRLQILL